The following are from one region of the Candidatus Saccharibacteria bacterium genome:
- the recJ gene encoding single-stranded-DNA-specific exonuclease RecJ gives MDNSSIWQKPNAIIANRDDLLPTILQKRGLKGDEQKRFLSPDYQADLGDPFLMKDMQKAVDRIIAATADKQKIVIYGDYDIDGLTASTLLYDVLHKLNPRVEVYIPDRFEEGYGLNSAALKKLHADKTDLVITVDCGITSAVEVSEAAKLGLDIIITDHHTLPEELPDKAIGVINPKQPDDKYPYKELAGVGVAFNLTRALQRQRPDWLPVGYEKWLLDLVALGTVCDVVDLTGENRVLVHYGLMVLRKSKRAGIKALSEAAGVELSQIKTDDLGFRLGPRLNAAGRLEHAKKSLKLLLCTDIVQANQIAQSLNQLNSERQTQTAQAFEQASEVAKEYVEDQVLVLANPDWSHGIAGLVASRISERYHRPTIILQILGEEAKGSARSFGKCNIIEAIAACGKDLIKFGGHAFAAGLTLPTSKIDEFRQQINDFVQKQYSKDDFLHQLDIDCVLSGDLLVLESLSELKKLEPHGNANPPPMFVSQLYLEEAKFIGQDRNHTKFRFRTNSRRFLDGISFNSAHRWPDGIKPSPIEVVYRLSENVWQNVAQLQLEVVDICSLDRKS, from the coding sequence ATGGACAATTCTTCGATTTGGCAAAAGCCCAATGCCATTATTGCTAATCGCGACGACCTACTCCCAACCATCCTGCAAAAGCGGGGGCTGAAAGGCGACGAGCAAAAGCGCTTTTTATCGCCTGATTACCAGGCCGATTTAGGCGACCCTTTTTTAATGAAGGATATGCAGAAGGCTGTGGATAGAATTATTGCGGCCACAGCAGATAAGCAAAAGATCGTCATATATGGCGACTACGACATCGATGGGTTGACCGCCTCAACTTTGCTGTACGATGTTTTACACAAGCTTAATCCGCGAGTGGAAGTTTATATTCCGGATCGATTCGAAGAGGGATATGGGTTAAATAGCGCCGCACTAAAGAAGTTACACGCCGACAAGACAGACCTAGTGATCACGGTTGATTGTGGCATAACTTCGGCCGTCGAGGTATCAGAGGCAGCCAAGCTTGGCTTAGACATTATTATTACCGATCACCACACTTTGCCTGAAGAGCTTCCCGACAAAGCTATTGGTGTTATAAATCCCAAACAGCCAGACGACAAATATCCATATAAAGAATTGGCGGGTGTGGGTGTGGCTTTTAACTTAACTAGAGCCTTGCAGCGGCAACGGCCGGACTGGTTGCCTGTAGGGTACGAAAAATGGCTGCTCGATCTGGTGGCTCTCGGTACAGTCTGTGATGTTGTTGATCTAACGGGCGAAAATAGAGTGCTAGTGCATTATGGACTGATGGTGTTGCGCAAAAGCAAACGGGCTGGTATTAAGGCGCTATCTGAAGCCGCAGGTGTCGAACTATCACAAATCAAAACCGATGACCTTGGTTTCCGCTTAGGTCCCCGCCTGAATGCGGCCGGACGGCTAGAACATGCCAAAAAGTCTCTCAAACTGCTATTGTGCACAGACATTGTGCAGGCAAACCAGATTGCTCAATCACTCAATCAACTTAATTCAGAGCGCCAAACCCAAACGGCCCAAGCTTTTGAGCAGGCTAGTGAAGTGGCTAAAGAATATGTTGAGGATCAAGTATTAGTTTTAGCCAATCCCGACTGGTCGCACGGCATTGCTGGCCTGGTGGCCTCGCGAATTTCAGAAAGGTATCACAGGCCGACAATAATCTTGCAAATCCTGGGTGAGGAGGCCAAGGGCTCGGCGCGCAGTTTTGGCAAATGCAATATTATTGAGGCGATTGCGGCCTGCGGCAAAGATTTAATCAAATTTGGTGGCCACGCTTTTGCGGCCGGGCTCACGCTGCCAACCAGTAAAATAGATGAATTTAGGCAGCAAATTAACGATTTTGTACAAAAGCAGTACTCAAAAGACGACTTTTTGCACCAACTCGACATCGACTGTGTATTGAGCGGAGATTTATTGGTTTTGGAAAGCTTGAGCGAGCTAAAAAAACTTGAGCCACACGGCAATGCCAACCCCCCGCCGATGTTTGTAAGCCAGCTATATTTGGAGGAGGCTAAATTTATTGGTCAGGATAGAAATCACACCAAATTTCGGTTTCGCACAAACTCAAGAAGATTCTTAGATGGCATTAGTTTTAATAGCGCGCACCGCTGGCCTGATGGTATAAAACCTAGTCCAATAGAGGTTGTTTACAGATTGAGTGAGAATGTTTGGCAGAATGTTGCCCAATTGCAGCTAGAGGTTGTGGATATCTGCTCGCTTGACAGAAAATCATAA
- a CDS encoding winged helix-turn-helix transcriptional regulator: protein MLQYFITSKTRRKVITLFSKYPDYKVHIRGLAKITHEDPGNIARELARLEKIGYVRSAKDGNTKVYWANQTFLLFKELQGMVLKTSNKKSKKV from the coding sequence ATGTTACAATATTTCATAACCTCCAAAACTAGGCGTAAGGTCATTACGCTTTTCAGTAAGTACCCCGATTATAAAGTCCACATTCGGGGATTAGCCAAGATTACCCACGAAGACCCTGGTAATATAGCCCGCGAATTGGCGCGATTAGAGAAGATTGGCTATGTTCGCTCGGCCAAAGATGGCAATACCAAGGTTTATTGGGCCAACCAAACGTTTTTATTGTTCAAAGAGCTGCAGGGCATGGTATTAAAGACCAGCAACAAAAAGTCCAAAAAAGTATAA
- the secF gene encoding protein translocase subunit SecF codes for MNIVGRRKLWFIISLIVIIPGTISLILWGLKPGIDFTGGQEIEVSGNTNQSEVRAIVAKSEVADITVTTSGNNRLLIRYSNQGRGDSEAIHQAIKANLAAQNIQETAFSSVGPTVSRDITRNALLSVFIASLAIICYIAFAFRKTPPPLSSWSFGVTAIIAVLHDVLLVLGVFSLLGHFFGIQVDSLFVTAILTVIGFSVHDTIVVYDRIRENLRRYNKPFEELVNDSILETFARSINTSLTVIMVLLAFFLFGGESIKFFILALLIGIFSGTYSSIFNAAPLLVVYNNWKIKRSKKGGAKNLKPTKA; via the coding sequence ATGAATATTGTTGGTCGCAGAAAACTCTGGTTTATTATTTCGTTAATTGTGATTATCCCAGGGACTATCTCGCTGATTTTGTGGGGGCTAAAGCCGGGCATCGATTTTACTGGTGGCCAAGAGATTGAAGTTAGTGGCAACACCAATCAGTCCGAAGTTAGAGCAATTGTGGCTAAATCAGAGGTGGCCGATATCACCGTTACCACAAGTGGCAACAACAGGCTACTAATTCGCTACAGCAATCAGGGTCGGGGCGATAGCGAGGCTATCCACCAGGCCATCAAGGCTAATCTAGCTGCCCAGAATATTCAGGAAACAGCCTTTAGCTCGGTTGGCCCGACCGTTAGCCGTGACATTACCCGTAACGCACTTTTGAGTGTGTTCATAGCGAGCTTAGCTATAATTTGCTATATTGCTTTTGCCTTTCGCAAAACCCCACCACCCTTGAGCTCCTGGAGCTTTGGGGTAACAGCCATAATCGCGGTGTTGCACGATGTATTGTTGGTGCTTGGCGTATTTTCGTTGCTTGGCCACTTTTTTGGTATTCAGGTCGATAGCTTGTTTGTAACTGCTATCTTGACAGTCATTGGCTTCTCGGTGCACGACACGATTGTGGTGTACGATAGGATACGTGAAAACCTACGGCGCTACAATAAACCATTTGAAGAGCTGGTTAATGATAGCATTTTGGAGACATTTGCTCGCTCCATCAATACCAGCCTGACCGTGATTATGGTCTTGTTGGCTTTCTTCTTGTTCGGCGGCGAGTCGATTAAATTCTTTATTTTGGCCTTGTTGATCGGAATTTTCTCGGGCACCTATTCATCTATATTTAACGCTGCTCCTCTTCTGGTTGTTTACAACAACTGGAAAATCAAGCGCTCCAAAAAGGGTGGTGCTAAGAATCTAAAGCCAACCAAAGCTTAG
- the secD gene encoding protein translocase subunit SecD has product MKLRTRLLLILAVILVVIVIDIPREDKVFSAIGLKDTSLKVRQGLDLQGGANLLYQTDLSKTSAEDKQKAVGGVINVIQKRVNPTGTSEVVVQTSGSDKVAISLPGIKDVNQAIALIGKTAQLSFYEVEQNGFPQATDISGKDLDTATTDIDQQSGKPIITFTMKSESVQKFASLTTKINQSGGRLLILLDDQPLFNGSVSSAITDGKGQMQGFKDIKDAQDTTVLLNAGALPVPINLVEQRTVGASLGSESIQKSIIAGAIGLLAVVFFMIAYYRLAGVVASVALVIYTLINLAIFKLSGLTPFPIVLTLAGIAGFILSIGMAVDANILIFERMKEEVRAGSSLQTGLEDGFKRAWTSIRDSNISTLITCFILYEFSFGNSIVKGFAVTLAIGVLVSMFTAITVSKTFMMLLLQTEWASDPKMYRFNSKSNKAKVAKA; this is encoded by the coding sequence ATGAAATTACGGACTCGCTTGCTGTTAATATTGGCCGTTATCCTGGTTGTAATAGTTATTGATATACCTCGCGAAGACAAAGTCTTTAGCGCTATTGGCTTAAAAGATACTAGTCTGAAGGTGCGTCAAGGATTAGACCTCCAAGGCGGTGCTAACTTACTTTATCAGACTGATCTGTCTAAAACATCGGCCGAAGACAAACAAAAAGCTGTTGGCGGCGTAATTAATGTCATCCAAAAACGCGTGAATCCGACCGGCACCTCAGAGGTAGTTGTTCAGACTAGTGGTAGCGATAAAGTGGCCATTTCGTTGCCCGGCATTAAAGATGTCAACCAGGCTATTGCTTTAATCGGCAAGACCGCCCAACTTAGCTTTTATGAGGTAGAGCAGAATGGCTTTCCGCAAGCCACCGACATCTCTGGTAAGGATCTAGACACGGCTACAACTGATATCGATCAGCAGTCGGGTAAACCAATTATTACTTTCACAATGAAGTCTGAATCAGTCCAGAAGTTTGCCAGCCTTACCACCAAGATAAATCAAAGTGGCGGCCGGCTTCTGATTTTGCTCGATGATCAGCCGCTCTTTAACGGCAGTGTTAGCTCGGCAATTACCGACGGCAAGGGACAAATGCAGGGCTTCAAAGATATTAAGGATGCTCAAGATACCACAGTGCTGTTAAATGCCGGTGCGCTACCAGTGCCAATTAATCTGGTTGAGCAACGAACGGTTGGAGCTAGCTTGGGGTCGGAGTCGATTCAAAAAAGTATTATTGCTGGTGCTATAGGCTTGTTGGCAGTGGTGTTCTTTATGATTGCTTACTACCGGTTGGCTGGCGTTGTGGCCAGTGTGGCGCTGGTTATCTATACGCTTATTAACTTGGCGATATTTAAGCTGAGCGGTTTAACACCCTTCCCAATCGTATTAACCCTGGCTGGCATAGCTGGTTTTATTTTGAGCATAGGCATGGCGGTCGATGCCAATATTTTGATATTTGAGCGCATGAAAGAAGAGGTGCGGGCTGGGTCAAGTTTACAAACTGGTTTGGAAGACGGTTTTAAGAGAGCCTGGACCAGTATTCGTGACTCCAACATATCTACGCTTATCACATGTTTTATTCTCTATGAATTCAGCTTTGGCAACTCGATTGTCAAAGGCTTCGCAGTTACCCTAGCGATTGGTGTTCTAGTAAGTATGTTTACCGCTATCACGGTATCCAAGACATTCATGATGCTGTTGTTACAGACCGAGTGGGCCAGTGACCCCAAAATGTATCGGTTCAACTCCAAGTCAAATAAAGCCAAGGTGGCCAAAGCATGA
- the priA gene encoding primosomal protein N': MGDKISRLKPDPRYWQISVCKYPLADGQKFTYSSDICDLGIGKIVKVGFGRSVSLGVVYGADASRNQSFKVSPLSEVLDLPSLPSHLLKVADWLQAYYAASAQSTWQTVLPSKLDRNSRLKPFVATKTSNFKPNRLSLAQNEVLGCIANSKQHKFLLHGVTGSGKTEVFLHLIDDCLRAGQSAILLVPEIMLTTQMIDRVSQHFSGVVVLHSGLSPAQRRANWRYLLDNSPNKPLVVLGTRSAIFAPLFNLGLIIIDEEHEPSYKQDSSPRYNTAAVAAKIANDTGAKLILASATPSVSSYFLARVGKLKLLTLNDRYQRHSGLPQTAVVKLDSSKQLITSELKAGLQKTLGEKKQALLFLNLRGSARSLICTDCGQSIKCPRCEISLSFHADKAKLLCHYCGYSVTPPAKCPSCGHHELSFVGAGTKQLETNLATMFPLAKIVRVDRDSANPEFLQTTYRNFRDGRIDILIGTQMISRGLDIPFLHLVGIINANTSLSIADFSASERTFQLTAQAAGRAGRRKQIGEVVIQTFSPDNPAIAAAAKHDYAGFYNAEIEKRRQFNYPPFVYLLKLTCTRKGDAAAQQAATIFKNQISSPGLVVLGPTPAYQKSLAGKSRWQLVVKARNRSKLVAIAHNLPSGWTADLDPINLL; this comes from the coding sequence ATGGGAGACAAAATATCCAGGCTAAAACCAGACCCCAGATATTGGCAGATTAGTGTTTGCAAATACCCATTAGCTGATGGCCAGAAGTTCACATATTCGTCTGATATCTGTGACCTCGGCATTGGCAAGATTGTAAAAGTTGGCTTTGGAAGGTCTGTGAGTTTGGGGGTGGTGTATGGTGCCGATGCCAGCCGTAATCAAAGCTTTAAAGTTTCGCCTCTGTCAGAGGTGCTAGATCTGCCCTCACTGCCTAGTCATCTGTTAAAGGTAGCTGATTGGCTGCAAGCTTACTACGCTGCTAGCGCGCAGAGCACTTGGCAGACAGTGCTGCCAAGTAAGCTTGACCGAAACAGCCGACTCAAGCCGTTTGTAGCTACAAAAACTAGTAACTTCAAACCCAACCGTTTAAGCCTTGCTCAAAATGAGGTCTTGGGCTGCATTGCAAACTCAAAGCAGCATAAGTTCTTACTTCACGGTGTAACGGGGTCGGGCAAAACCGAAGTCTTTCTACATTTAATAGATGATTGCCTCAGAGCCGGTCAATCTGCCATTTTACTGGTGCCAGAAATTATGTTGACTACCCAGATGATAGATCGCGTGAGCCAGCATTTTTCGGGCGTTGTTGTGCTCCATTCTGGTTTAAGCCCTGCTCAGCGCCGAGCCAACTGGCGATATTTGCTAGATAACTCCCCCAATAAACCATTAGTTGTTTTGGGCACCCGCTCGGCAATTTTTGCCCCTCTGTTCAATTTGGGGCTCATAATTATTGACGAAGAGCACGAGCCGAGCTATAAGCAGGATTCCAGTCCGCGCTACAACACAGCTGCAGTGGCCGCGAAAATAGCTAACGATACTGGCGCCAAACTTATTTTGGCCAGTGCCACCCCTTCGGTTAGTAGTTATTTTTTAGCCCGGGTTGGCAAGCTCAAATTGCTAACACTTAATGATCGCTACCAGCGACACTCAGGTTTGCCCCAGACAGCTGTGGTTAAGCTTGATAGCTCTAAGCAACTGATTACCTCGGAGCTTAAGGCTGGCCTGCAAAAAACACTTGGCGAAAAAAAGCAGGCTCTGCTGTTTCTGAATCTGCGCGGCAGTGCAAGATCGCTAATCTGTACCGATTGTGGCCAGTCGATAAAGTGTCCGCGCTGCGAGATTAGCTTGAGTTTTCATGCCGACAAAGCTAAATTACTTTGTCACTATTGCGGTTATTCGGTTACCCCTCCAGCAAAGTGCCCGAGCTGTGGCCATCACGAGCTAAGCTTTGTAGGGGCTGGGACCAAACAGTTAGAGACAAATCTGGCCACAATGTTTCCACTGGCCAAGATCGTTAGGGTTGACCGAGATAGCGCCAACCCTGAGTTTTTACAAACAACCTATCGCAATTTTCGCGATGGCAGAATTGATATCTTAATAGGCACCCAGATGATTAGTCGCGGGCTAGATATCCCCTTTTTACACCTGGTGGGAATCATAAATGCCAACACTAGCTTAAGCATTGCCGACTTTTCGGCCAGCGAGCGCACTTTTCAGCTTACCGCTCAAGCGGCCGGCAGAGCTGGCCGCCGTAAACAGATTGGCGAGGTGGTTATACAAACATTCTCACCAGATAACCCGGCTATAGCGGCTGCAGCCAAACATGACTATGCTGGCTTTTATAACGCTGAAATTGAAAAACGCAGACAGTTTAATTACCCTCCCTTTGTATATCTGTTAAAATTAACTTGTACCCGTAAGGGTGATGCTGCGGCTCAACAGGCTGCCACAATATTTAAGAATCAAATAAGTTCTCCGGGGCTGGTGGTGCTCGGCCCCACTCCAGCTTACCAAAAAAGTCTGGCTGGCAAGTCCCGCTGGCAGCTGGTGGTAAAGGCTCGCAACCGGTCTAAGCTTGTGGCGATAGCTCACAATCTGCCGTCTGGCTGGACAGCCGACTTAGACCCCATAAATCTTCTCTAG
- the def gene encoding peptide deformylase yields the protein MVRKIVTIPNHILRSKSKRIGFVDDSIKKLADDMVETILNWDHDSEFGAALAAIQIAEPLKLTVVRNSFETGEDKTFTTLINPEVIKISRETVVDIEGCLSVPGVYGRVRRALKIKVKALDANNQPIRLSAEGFAARVIQHEIDHMDGVIFLDHVTDAKDLFHIDKAGHLRPLKGDKPKLP from the coding sequence ATGGTACGAAAAATAGTTACAATTCCAAATCACATACTCCGTTCCAAGTCTAAGCGAATTGGCTTTGTTGATGATTCAATTAAAAAGCTGGCCGACGACATGGTAGAGACAATTCTAAACTGGGACCACGACAGCGAGTTTGGCGCCGCCTTGGCAGCCATTCAGATTGCCGAGCCCCTAAAGCTGACGGTAGTGCGCAACAGCTTTGAAACTGGTGAGGACAAAACATTTACAACCCTTATTAATCCTGAAGTTATAAAAATCAGCCGTGAAACAGTGGTCGACATAGAGGGCTGCTTGAGCGTGCCAGGAGTTTATGGCCGGGTTCGACGAGCCCTAAAAATCAAGGTCAAGGCTTTGGATGCCAACAATCAACCAATCCGCTTAAGCGCCGAGGGTTTTGCCGCCCGGGTTATTCAGCATGAGATCGACCACATGGATGGTGTTATTTTTCTCGATCATGTGACTGATGCAAAAGACCTTTTCCATATCGACAAGGCCGGTCACCTGCGGCCACTCAAAGGCGACAAGCCAAAACTGCCATGA
- the fmt gene encoding methionyl-tRNA formyltransferase encodes MSKPSIVFFGAGPVALASLKSLQDSFHVEAVITKPRIGSHKAEILDYAQAQKLPLHAFANKAELAQLLDTQSFQSSVGVVVDYGIIIPQSVIDKFDKGIVNSHFSLLPQWRGADPITFAILSGQKQTGVSLMLIVEKLDEGPLLAQEKLVISPEDTTETLTHKLVKLSNKMLAGVLPKYLSGDVKPTAQKESNVSYSRLLTKADGKLDPAKSAEQLEREVRSYQPWPKSYFEWQGQNLIVTKSAASEVGVDPGKLEINNGKLHLGCKDGSLEILEIQPAGKKSMDAKNFINGYKSLLD; translated from the coding sequence ATGAGCAAGCCTTCGATTGTTTTTTTTGGCGCTGGCCCTGTCGCGCTAGCATCACTTAAGTCCTTGCAAGACAGCTTTCATGTTGAAGCGGTTATTACCAAGCCGCGCATTGGCAGTCATAAGGCAGAGATTTTAGATTACGCGCAAGCACAAAAGCTTCCACTTCACGCGTTCGCCAATAAAGCTGAACTAGCTCAACTTTTGGACACCCAATCGTTCCAAAGCTCAGTTGGTGTGGTTGTAGACTATGGCATAATTATTCCCCAAAGCGTAATCGATAAGTTCGACAAAGGAATCGTAAACAGTCACTTTTCGCTTTTGCCGCAGTGGCGTGGTGCCGACCCAATAACTTTTGCAATCCTCTCTGGCCAAAAACAAACCGGCGTGAGCTTAATGTTGATAGTTGAAAAGCTCGACGAAGGTCCGCTTTTGGCTCAAGAAAAGTTGGTAATAAGCCCAGAAGATACAACAGAAACTTTAACACATAAGCTTGTAAAGCTAAGTAATAAAATGCTTGCTGGAGTTCTTCCAAAATACCTGAGCGGAGACGTTAAGCCAACCGCTCAAAAAGAAAGTAATGTGTCTTACTCTCGCCTGCTAACCAAAGCCGACGGCAAGCTTGATCCCGCCAAATCAGCCGAGCAACTAGAACGAGAGGTTAGGTCTTACCAGCCATGGCCCAAAAGCTATTTTGAGTGGCAGGGACAGAATCTTATTGTCACCAAATCAGCTGCTTCCGAAGTCGGTGTAGATCCGGGCAAGCTAGAAATTAATAATGGCAAGCTCCACTTAGGCTGCAAAGACGGCAGTTTGGAGATTCTCGAAATCCAGCCGGCCGGTAAAAAGTCTATGGATGCCAAAAATTTTATTAACGGATACAAAAGTCTTTTAGACTAA
- a CDS encoding response regulator — MSKAVLLVEDNDFIRNMYQLKLAKAGLSVTEAVDGRMALDKVKQAKPDLMLLDLMMPNMNGIEVLTELKKEKLLPDLPVIVLTNVMDAQTIEQAKSLGARDYVVKTDLTPSQVVDKLRPYLK; from the coding sequence ATGAGTAAAGCAGTTTTGCTTGTTGAGGACAACGACTTTATCCGCAACATGTACCAGCTTAAACTAGCCAAAGCTGGCTTAAGTGTTACCGAGGCAGTCGATGGCCGCATGGCTCTAGATAAAGTCAAACAGGCCAAGCCAGACTTAATGTTGCTAGATCTAATGATGCCCAACATGAACGGTATTGAAGTTCTAACCGAGCTAAAAAAAGAGAAGCTGTTGCCAGACCTGCCAGTGATTGTGCTAACCAATGTTATGGATGCTCAAACTATCGAACAGGCCAAAAGCCTGGGCGCCCGCGACTACGTTGTGAAGACCGACCTTACACCAAGCCAGGTCGTAGATAAACTCAGGCCATACTTGAAATAG
- a CDS encoding ribosome-binding factor A codes for MSVRTEKIAATIERLAATYFLELQPELGATISVVRIEVSGDLKHAGLFISALGKNEEQAYKGILEHQNRLQSIIAAGLTSKFTPKLKIVLDRGLADSARVSQLLQKDQA; via the coding sequence ATGAGTGTACGAACCGAGAAAATTGCAGCTACTATAGAGCGCCTAGCCGCCACCTACTTTCTAGAGTTACAGCCAGAACTAGGAGCTACGATTTCGGTTGTACGGATCGAGGTTAGTGGCGATTTAAAGCATGCCGGCTTGTTTATAAGTGCTCTGGGCAAAAACGAAGAACAGGCTTATAAAGGTATTTTAGAGCACCAAAACCGACTTCAAAGCATAATCGCGGCCGGTCTGACTAGTAAATTTACTCCAAAGCTCAAGATTGTGCTCGACCGTGGTCTGGCCGACTCAGCTCGGGTAAGCCAACTGCTGCAAAAAGACCAGGCTTAA
- the infB gene encoding translation initiation factor IF-2 — protein MSNVDLANNEAKQLNLPQVIRVSDFADRMGVSVAKVVAELMNNGVMATVNEQIDFDTASIIGAEFGFEIVAEPEGEEQRPNTGRVNRDSNLAQTRPPIVAVMGHVDHGKTSLLDSIRESNVAAGESGGITQHIGAYQVTKNKRTITFLDTPGHEAFSALRAHGAKRADVAIIVVAADDGVKPQTKEAIEHAKSAGVSMVVAINKIDKDGADQDRVKQELSEAGLTPDDWGGDTPCVPVSAKTKAGLDKLLDVVLLVADIVDPKADFETLSTGVVIESHLDTGRGPVASLLVQNGTLRPGDWIVAGNTYGKLRSMDNFLGQKIKQATPAMPAVVAGLKDLPAFGDWFEQVQSEKIAKDWFIAQQRKNSTKSLNTAKTMTSTDISKAVVDGRVKELGVIVKADTQGSLESLLNSLELVGNDEVRVKIVSSGLGDITESDINAAVAAHAIVLGFNISINGPVNQLSKRSGVDFKLYKIIYELLDDVRDWLSSLLAPEEIETELAQLKVLGLFKTTKQKVVTGGKVITGKITPGLELKILHAGKQVGEGKLLSLQKDKQAAKEVTEGEECGLEVATAAPIELNDTMVFVKRESRARSL, from the coding sequence ATGAGCAATGTAGACCTAGCCAACAATGAAGCCAAACAACTAAATCTGCCCCAGGTTATTAGGGTCAGTGATTTTGCTGATCGCATGGGAGTAAGTGTGGCCAAGGTGGTGGCCGAACTCATGAACAACGGCGTTATGGCCACAGTCAACGAGCAAATCGACTTTGACACAGCTTCGATTATTGGGGCTGAATTTGGGTTTGAGATAGTAGCCGAGCCAGAAGGAGAGGAGCAGCGCCCAAACACCGGTAGGGTCAATCGTGACTCTAACTTGGCTCAGACCCGGCCACCGATTGTAGCTGTCATGGGGCATGTTGACCATGGCAAAACCTCTTTGCTCGATTCCATAAGAGAAAGCAATGTGGCGGCTGGAGAGTCGGGCGGAATAACCCAACACATTGGCGCCTATCAGGTCACAAAGAATAAGCGCACTATTACTTTTTTGGACACCCCTGGCCACGAAGCCTTTTCGGCTCTACGCGCTCATGGTGCTAAGCGAGCCGACGTTGCAATTATTGTGGTTGCCGCCGACGATGGTGTCAAGCCGCAAACCAAGGAGGCCATAGAGCATGCCAAATCTGCCGGTGTAAGTATGGTGGTGGCTATCAATAAGATCGATAAAGATGGCGCTGATCAAGATAGGGTAAAACAAGAACTGTCTGAGGCCGGTCTGACCCCAGATGATTGGGGCGGCGATACTCCTTGTGTGCCGGTCTCTGCTAAAACAAAAGCGGGTCTAGATAAGCTCTTAGATGTGGTATTGCTGGTAGCCGATATTGTTGACCCCAAGGCAGATTTCGAGACATTAAGTACGGGCGTGGTTATAGAGTCGCATTTGGACACTGGCCGCGGGCCCGTGGCCAGTCTGTTGGTTCAGAATGGTACTCTGCGGCCTGGCGACTGGATTGTGGCTGGCAATACTTATGGCAAGTTGCGGAGCATGGATAATTTTTTGGGTCAAAAAATTAAGCAGGCTACACCGGCCATGCCAGCTGTTGTGGCTGGGTTGAAAGACCTGCCAGCCTTTGGTGACTGGTTTGAACAAGTCCAATCCGAAAAGATTGCCAAAGACTGGTTTATTGCCCAGCAACGCAAAAACAGCACCAAGTCGCTAAATACTGCCAAAACAATGACTTCAACAGACATCTCTAAGGCAGTAGTGGATGGCCGAGTTAAAGAGCTAGGAGTAATAGTAAAAGCCGATACTCAAGGATCATTAGAATCTCTGCTAAACTCGCTAGAGCTAGTTGGCAACGACGAAGTTCGGGTTAAAATAGTTAGCTCAGGGCTTGGGGATATAACCGAGAGCGACATTAACGCTGCAGTCGCAGCTCACGCCATCGTGCTTGGTTTTAATATCTCGATCAACGGACCGGTTAATCAGCTGTCTAAGCGCTCGGGCGTGGACTTTAAACTCTACAAGATTATTTATGAACTACTCGATGACGTTAGGGATTGGTTGAGCAGCCTGTTAGCGCCCGAAGAAATTGAAACTGAGCTGGCTCAACTAAAAGTGCTTGGCCTGTTTAAAACCACTAAGCAAAAAGTTGTAACCGGCGGCAAAGTCATAACCGGCAAAATCACGCCGGGCTTGGAGCTCAAAATATTGCATGCTGGCAAGCAAGTGGGCGAAGGCAAGCTTTTGAGCCTTCAAAAAGATAAGCAGGCTGCTAAGGAGGTTACCGAGGGCGAAGAATGTGGCTTAGAGGTGGCAACTGCCGCACCGATTGAGCTAAATGACACAATGGTATTTGTTAAGCGTGAATCTCGCGCCCGAAGTTTATGA